Part of the Spirochaetota bacterium genome is shown below.
TGACTCCGCCAAAAGCACCCATTATAATGTATGTATACATTATATCGCAAGAGAACGCCATGAAACGAACCCAGATATACCTTGATGACAAGACCCACGAGTTCCTCGCGAGGGAGAGCGCGCGGCGCAAGCTATCGATGTCCGAACTGATCCGACAGAATATCCGGCTCACGATGAAACACGACGCCCGGAAGATGCTTTCGCGGATCGAAAACGCCTTCGGGGCTTGGAAGGGCAGGGAATTCGAAACTGACGAATATATCAGAAACCTCAGAAAAGACAGAAAGGCATGGTGATCGTCGATTCCGACATTCTCATCTGGCTGTTGCGCGGAGATGAATCCGTTAAGGCCCGATTCAAGGAACTGGCAGGCGATCTTGACGGGGAGATGTACATCACCCCCATCCAGATAGCCGAGGTACGCGCCGGCATGAAAGACAGGGAACGCCGGAAGACCGAAGAGCTCCTCGACGCGTTTCCGGTCCAGGAGATTGACGCGGCCGTGGGCGCCGGTGCGGGCGATATCCTCCGGCGCTACGCCCCCTCGCACGGGGCCACC
Proteins encoded:
- a CDS encoding CopG family transcriptional regulator, which gives rise to MKRTQIYLDDKTHEFLARESARRKLSMSELIRQNIRLTMKHDARKMLSRIENAFGAWKGREFETDEYIRNLRKDRKAW
- a CDS encoding type II toxin-antitoxin system VapC family toxin produces the protein MVIVDSDILIWLLRGDESVKARFKELAGDLDGEMYITPIQIAEVRAGMKDRERRKTEELLDAFPVQEIDAAVGAGAGDILRRYAPSHGATLADALIAGTAIYHRMKLWTLNKKHYPGMEDDDCIA